One Carassius auratus strain Wakin chromosome 3, ASM336829v1, whole genome shotgun sequence genomic region harbors:
- the ppap2d gene encoding phosphatidic acid phosphatase type 2D gives MAQAVSTLCNTTQLFVLFFFSGLLSHDLYPSCPYSLLRPGVGVCSQLLDRLRAANKWFGASIPFFVCELKAVAAYKRGFFCGDTSITYPYIESEAIPNSMLIAGGIMITGLTIAVGECCRVRFIGVHSRAFVRNLYVSCLYKELGSFLFGCCVGQSLTNMAKLSVGRLRPHFLTVCNVTYASLNCVPGTYISDVVCKNETSLDEKIVEEARKSFFSGHSSFAMYTMLYLAFYLQARLSWRGARLLRPLLQFMLVMLAVYTGFSRISDYHHHPTDVLTGFLQGGLTAYWVAFYISSMFKTSCPGMSPTTLSLESPLSSQQTVC, from the exons ATGGCCCAGGCCGTGAGCACATTGTGCAATACCACGCAGCTGTTcgtgctgtttttcttttctggtctGCTTTCTCACGATCTCTATCCATCTTGTCCGTATTCTCTCCTCCGTCCAGGTGTTGGAGTTTGCTCGCAGCTGCTTGACAGATTACGTGCGGCCAACAAGTGGTTTGGAG CCTCCATTCCATTCTTTGTCTGTGAGCTCAAAGCGGTGGCTGCATACAAGAGGGGCTTCTTCTGTGGGGACACCAGCATCACTTACCCATACATAGAAAGTGAGGCCATTCCTAACAGTATGCTTATAGCCGGGGGCATCATGATCACAGGACTTACG ATTGCTGTTGGAGAGTGCTGCCGGGTACGATTCATAGGTGTGCACTCACGGGCATTTGTGCGCAACCTCTATGTGTCCTGTCTGTACAAGGAGCTGGGCAGCTTCCTGTTTGGCTGCTGTGTGGGGCAATCCTTGACCAACATGGCGAAGCTAAGTGTGGGCCGACTCCGTCCCCACTTCCTGACGGTGTGCAATGTGACCTATGCTTCACTCAACTGTGTACCTGGAACCTACATCTCAGACGTTGTCTGCAAGAATGAGACTTCGTTAGATGAAAAGATAGTGGAAGAGGCCAG AAAGTCCTTCTTCTCGGGCCATTCATCTTTCGCCATGTACACCATGCTTTACCTGGCA TTCTACCTGCAGGCGAGGTTGTCATGGCGAGGGGCACGGCTCCTGCGACCGTTGCTGCAGTTCATGTTGGTGATGTTAGCAGTGTACACAGGATTCTCTCGCATTTCTGACTACCACCATCACCCCACTGATGTCCTGACCGGCTTCTTGCAGGGAGGACTGACCGCATACTGGGTG GCCTTTTATATCTCGTCCATGTTTAAGACATCTTGTCCAGGCATGTCTCCAACAACCTTGTCTCTGGAGAGTCCCCTGTCCAGTCAGCAGACAGTCTGCTAA